The following are from one region of the Ignavibacteriales bacterium genome:
- the mraZ gene encoding division/cell wall cluster transcriptional repressor MraZ, translating into MSSFKGRYSYSVDEKGRVALPAKLRSNLATSAKGNFVVTRGFERCLYVYPQDEWNRLEQFVRGLSFLDAQHRFYARTLFERANDSKIDGQSRITIPPDLMEFAGIKNEVLILGVLDRMEIWNPAVYEEYQRNQPDTYETVAEQVFKPQQ; encoded by the coding sequence GTGTCGTCATTTAAAGGCAGATATTCCTATTCGGTAGATGAAAAAGGACGCGTGGCGCTTCCGGCAAAACTGCGAAGTAATCTTGCAACAAGTGCAAAAGGAAATTTTGTCGTTACACGCGGTTTCGAACGTTGTCTCTATGTCTATCCGCAAGATGAATGGAATAGATTAGAACAATTTGTGCGAGGCCTTTCATTCTTGGATGCACAACATCGTTTCTATGCACGCACATTATTTGAGCGAGCAAATGATTCAAAAATCGACGGTCAATCACGCATAACCATCCCTCCAGATCTTATGGAATTTGCCGGAATAAAAAACGAGGTATTAATTCTTGGCGTACTGGATCGAATGGAGATCTGGAACCCTGCAGTGTATGAAGAGTATCAGAGAAATCAGCCAGACACATACGAGACTGTTGCCGAGCAAGTATTTAAGCCGCAGCAATAA
- a CDS encoding UDP-N-acetylmuramoyl-L-alanyl-D-glutamate--2,6-diaminopimelate ligase has protein sequence MRLSQLLEGVTVSKLFQTMYGQMVVTHEVEIGKVQYDSRKIQRGDCFVAIKGTASDGQTFIQSAINQGAKVVVLQDDTVLPDPLCMHAGVIKVVVPNARKALALMSANYFGHPSKKLKFVGITGTNGKTTTSHLVKAIMEAGGEKAGLVGTIEYTIGEQIIPATHTTPESLELNELFASMVENNCTAVSMEVSSHALDQSRVYGLDFDVAVFTNLTQDHLDYHVTMENYFEAKKILFTRLKPSHCAVINNDDPWGVQLLGFIKAKKISYGFNLTADVFAKEVKLSIDGTTFVVSNGQQECTVSTSLIGKFNVYNVLAAYATGVGLGLPQEQILVGIKNLKNVRGRFERIASPGGWTAIVDYAHTPDALENCLKTIHDVLPSKNRGHIITVFGAGGDRDKTKRPIMGRIAGDYSDLVIVTSDNPRSEVPETIIDDIMRGITRHASVLREVDRQTAIERAIKCAKSGDVILIAGKGHEDYQIIGKEKKHFSDREIVESLL, from the coding sequence ATGAGGCTTTCTCAACTTCTTGAAGGCGTCACTGTTTCCAAATTATTCCAGACGATGTACGGCCAAATGGTTGTTACACACGAGGTGGAAATAGGTAAGGTACAGTACGACTCGAGAAAAATTCAGCGTGGTGACTGTTTCGTTGCGATCAAAGGTACGGCGAGTGACGGACAGACATTTATTCAAAGCGCTATTAATCAAGGTGCAAAGGTTGTGGTGCTTCAAGATGATACAGTTCTTCCTGATCCGTTATGCATGCACGCAGGCGTCATTAAGGTCGTTGTTCCGAATGCTCGAAAAGCACTTGCTCTCATGTCAGCAAATTATTTTGGTCATCCGTCAAAAAAATTAAAATTTGTCGGTATCACAGGAACAAATGGAAAAACCACAACATCACATCTCGTCAAAGCGATTATGGAGGCGGGCGGAGAAAAAGCTGGTTTGGTCGGAACCATCGAATACACGATCGGCGAGCAAATTATTCCGGCAACGCATACGACACCTGAATCCTTGGAGTTGAACGAATTGTTCGCATCGATGGTAGAAAACAACTGCACTGCTGTTTCCATGGAAGTATCATCACATGCGCTGGATCAATCCCGTGTGTATGGATTAGATTTCGATGTTGCCGTTTTCACCAACTTAACGCAAGATCATCTTGATTATCACGTCACGATGGAAAATTATTTCGAGGCGAAGAAAATCTTATTTACGCGTTTGAAGCCATCGCATTGTGCAGTTATCAATAATGATGATCCATGGGGAGTTCAACTGCTCGGCTTTATCAAAGCGAAGAAAATTTCGTATGGTTTCAACTTGACTGCAGATGTGTTCGCAAAGGAAGTCAAACTGAGTATAGACGGGACAACATTCGTTGTCAGCAATGGACAACAAGAATGCACGGTTTCAACATCGCTCATTGGCAAGTTTAACGTGTATAATGTTCTTGCGGCTTATGCGACAGGTGTAGGGCTTGGGCTTCCGCAAGAACAGATTCTTGTAGGTATCAAGAATTTAAAAAATGTACGAGGCAGATTTGAACGCATTGCTTCTCCTGGCGGATGGACGGCTATCGTTGATTATGCGCATACCCCCGATGCACTTGAGAATTGTTTAAAAACTATCCACGATGTTTTGCCCTCAAAAAATCGTGGTCACATCATTACGGTATTTGGCGCGGGCGGTGACCGTGATAAAACGAAACGCCCGATCATGGGACGAATTGCAGGCGACTACAGTGATCTCGTCATTGTAACTTCGGACAATCCGCGGTCAGAAGTACCGGAGACAATCATCGATGACATTATGCGGGGTATAACCCGGCATGCAAGCGTCTTGCGTGAAGTGGATCGACAGACGGCAATTGAACGCGCAATCAAATGTGCAAAAAGTGGCGATGTTATCCTCATCGCAGGCAAAGGGCATGAGGATTATCAAATAATAGGTAAAGAGAAAAAACATTTTAGCGATCGCGAAATTGTAGAAAGCCTTTTATGA
- a CDS encoding penicillin-binding transpeptidase domain-containing protein — MTDREPENTIPEKDTSSLSHSRFFVLTLCFLAFFAVIVVRLVTIQVIDSSKYKTLARKQYERSFILPATRGDIFDRNGNVVVSNTMFISFAADPKIIGDNQERVAETFASIFGKPRSFYLDKLQETDQNQNNKRFVWLERRVKPEIARRIESAKLDGIVIINEPKRLYHYDELAGALLGFTDVDNKGISGIELQYDNEMKGVNGSVVMQRDGLGRVRPSADYPRREPVNGKDLSLTIDVTYQAIVDEELKHGVEANKADGGCALILNPKTGEVLALSMYPCINPNDAGTFNVAAARNRIVSDVFEPGSVFKVVTATAAYENNLVAPEMRFNAEHGKMKVSLGGNKFRLISDSHEFDILTFQEAIEMSSNIVLAKVGKLVGGEKLYRQARDFGFGMTTGIDLPGEVRGVLKKPSDHDWSGTTLQTMSYGYEIGATPLQIACAYAAVANKGILMKPFVIAKVQDADGKTMLEQKPQAIRRVMSQQTQSELISAFEGVVERGTGKEARINGVRIAGKTGTSRKYVNGRYVTNNYTASFVGFFPVEDPQVVCLVMMDNPKTRGYYGGSTSGPVFRSIAERVITTSYKFSRTAIAQEPALNGTVSVPDVRMLQPSLAKKMLTNYGLNCQTFGTGTMVIKQTPEPGKKIEKGETVSLILNGESLVSSDGMITVPDVRGMSIRRAMNRLVSDEFEIKVQGSGVVTQQIPSAGERARSGSSILLLCSPRSVLQATLF; from the coding sequence ATGACGGATCGGGAACCAGAGAATACAATTCCAGAAAAAGATACATCGTCTCTTTCTCATTCCAGGTTTTTCGTTTTAACGCTGTGCTTCCTTGCTTTCTTCGCTGTTATTGTAGTTCGATTAGTAACGATTCAAGTAATTGATTCGAGCAAGTATAAGACATTGGCGCGGAAGCAATATGAGCGTTCATTTATACTGCCGGCAACACGCGGAGATATTTTCGACCGGAATGGTAACGTTGTCGTCTCCAACACGATGTTTATTTCATTTGCCGCTGACCCCAAGATTATTGGTGACAATCAGGAGCGTGTAGCAGAAACGTTTGCAAGTATTTTCGGAAAGCCGCGTTCGTTCTATCTGGATAAGTTACAGGAGACAGATCAGAATCAAAATAATAAGCGGTTTGTCTGGCTTGAACGCAGAGTAAAACCGGAGATTGCGCGTCGTATTGAATCGGCCAAACTAGACGGTATCGTGATCATAAACGAACCGAAGCGGTTGTATCATTATGATGAACTTGCCGGCGCACTGCTTGGATTTACAGATGTTGACAATAAGGGCATCTCGGGAATTGAATTACAATATGACAACGAGATGAAAGGTGTGAACGGTTCGGTTGTGATGCAGCGGGACGGTTTAGGGCGCGTGCGTCCTTCTGCAGATTATCCGCGTCGCGAACCGGTCAACGGAAAAGATCTGTCTCTCACAATTGATGTAACATATCAGGCAATTGTTGATGAAGAACTCAAGCATGGCGTGGAGGCCAACAAAGCCGATGGCGGCTGTGCGCTGATCTTAAATCCAAAAACTGGTGAAGTGCTTGCGCTGTCCATGTATCCATGCATCAATCCGAATGATGCCGGTACGTTCAACGTGGCTGCTGCACGAAACCGGATTGTGAGCGATGTGTTCGAGCCGGGTTCGGTGTTCAAAGTTGTGACGGCGACTGCAGCGTACGAAAATAATCTCGTGGCTCCGGAAATGCGCTTCAACGCCGAGCACGGGAAAATGAAAGTATCCCTCGGTGGAAACAAATTTCGTTTGATCAGCGATTCGCATGAATTTGATATTCTCACATTTCAGGAAGCCATTGAAATGTCCAGCAACATTGTGCTGGCAAAAGTTGGTAAACTCGTGGGCGGCGAAAAGCTTTATCGCCAGGCGCGTGATTTTGGATTTGGTATGACAACAGGGATCGATCTTCCCGGTGAAGTGCGCGGTGTGCTCAAGAAGCCAAGCGATCATGATTGGTCTGGTACAACACTTCAGACGATGTCGTACGGCTATGAAATTGGTGCAACGCCGCTTCAGATAGCATGTGCCTATGCTGCCGTGGCAAATAAAGGAATATTGATGAAACCGTTCGTCATCGCCAAAGTTCAAGACGCAGACGGAAAAACGATGCTTGAACAAAAACCTCAAGCTATCCGGCGTGTGATGTCACAGCAGACTCAAAGCGAACTTATCTCGGCGTTTGAAGGAGTGGTCGAGCGCGGCACCGGAAAAGAAGCGCGTATTAATGGTGTACGTATTGCCGGTAAAACAGGTACATCCCGCAAATATGTTAATGGCAGATATGTGACAAATAATTATACCGCCTCCTTTGTCGGCTTTTTTCCTGTAGAAGATCCGCAAGTTGTATGTTTGGTGATGATGGATAATCCGAAGACAAGAGGATATTACGGCGGCAGCACAAGCGGACCGGTTTTTCGTTCAATTGCCGAACGAGTGATTACGACATCATATAAGTTTTCACGTACCGCAATTGCGCAAGAACCTGCTCTCAACGGTACAGTCTCCGTCCCTGATGTTCGTATGCTGCAGCCATCGCTGGCAAAGAAGATGCTAACGAATTACGGATTGAACTGTCAGACTTTTGGAACAGGCACGATGGTGATAAAGCAAACGCCTGAGCCGGGAAAGAAAATCGAAAAAGGCGAAACTGTCTCTCTCATTCTCAACGGTGAATCACTTGTTTCATCTGATGGAATGATTACCGTGCCGGACGTGCGCGGCATGAGCATCCGTCGTGCAATGAACCGTCTTGTTTCAGATGAATTTGAAATAAAGGTGCAAGGATCAGGTGTGGTGACACAGCAAATCCCATCAGCAGGTGAACGTGCTCGTTCGGGTTCAAGCATCCTGTTACTGTGCTCGCCGCGAAGTGTGTTGCAGGCAACACTGTTTTGA
- a CDS encoding dipeptide epimerase, whose translation MDQNRRDFLKSTAMVTGAAMITNNPYTTLAEGIPDNFLTGKMNLTYRPYTLELKHVFTIATNSRTTTPVVLTEIEFNGVVGYGEASMPPYLGESHESVQAFLSKVDLSRYENPFDLETILNDIDSLALHNPAAKASVDIALHDLVGKLMGQPWYNIWGYDKNKTPFTSFTIGIDTADVVRQKTKEAEEYKILKVKLGRDTDKEMIEAIRSVTDKPITGDVNQGWTNRERALEMLHWLKETGVVMVEQPLPKERIDDLAWLTERSPLPIIGDEGVQRLADVKNAVGLYHGINIKLMKSTGMREAQKMLTLARSLGMKVMLGCMTETSCAISAASHLSPMVDWADLDGALLINNDIFDGTKIINGKVTLMDRPGIGVIPQITQNKRR comes from the coding sequence ATGGATCAAAATAGAAGAGATTTTTTAAAATCCACTGCCATGGTAACCGGTGCCGCTATGATAACGAACAACCCGTACACAACTCTTGCCGAAGGTATTCCAGACAATTTCCTCACCGGAAAGATGAATTTGACATATCGTCCGTATACGTTAGAATTAAAACACGTCTTTACTATTGCAACCAACTCTCGCACGACGACGCCAGTAGTATTAACAGAAATTGAATTCAATGGCGTTGTTGGTTATGGTGAAGCATCCATGCCGCCTTATCTTGGTGAGTCGCATGAAAGTGTCCAGGCGTTTCTCTCAAAAGTTGACCTCAGTCGATACGAAAATCCCTTCGATCTGGAAACTATTCTCAATGACATCGATTCGCTTGCTCTTCACAATCCGGCAGCAAAGGCATCGGTTGATATTGCACTGCACGATCTTGTCGGGAAGCTCATGGGGCAGCCGTGGTATAACATTTGGGGATATGACAAGAATAAAACACCGTTCACATCTTTCACTATTGGTATCGACACAGCAGATGTCGTGCGGCAAAAAACAAAAGAAGCGGAAGAATATAAAATATTAAAAGTAAAACTTGGCCGCGATACCGACAAAGAAATGATCGAGGCCATTCGTTCTGTCACGGATAAACCGATCACCGGTGATGTAAATCAAGGATGGACAAACAGGGAAAGAGCGCTCGAGATGCTTCACTGGCTAAAAGAAACCGGTGTGGTCATGGTGGAACAGCCGCTACCGAAAGAACGCATTGATGATTTAGCGTGGCTGACTGAACGATCGCCGCTCCCCATTATCGGTGATGAAGGAGTACAACGGCTTGCAGATGTGAAGAATGCTGTTGGTCTGTACCACGGCATTAATATCAAACTCATGAAGAGTACAGGAATGCGCGAGGCTCAGAAAATGCTGACACTTGCCCGTTCGCTGGGAATGAAAGTAATGCTTGGATGTATGACAGAAACTTCCTGCGCCATTTCTGCAGCTTCGCATCTCTCGCCGATGGTGGACTGGGCAGATCTAGACGGTGCACTCCTCATCAACAATGATATCTTTGACGGCACAAAAATCATCAATGGAAAAGTGACATTAATGGATCGGCCTGGTATTGGTGTGATTCCACAGATAACACAGAATAAACGCAGATGA
- the rsmH gene encoding 16S rRNA (cytosine(1402)-N(4))-methyltransferase RsmH, giving the protein MEAHTYHTPVLLQEVLFYLLTARNGFYVDGTLGGGGHAEALLEQLTPSGKLMGIDLDDDALEAASKRLARFGTSAIFVKENFRNIKSVLSHNSVGAVQGILLDLGVSSYQIDEPTKGFSFQTDEMLDMRMDRHQHVDAQHVVNQYDEQALVDILWTYGEEKHSRRIAKAIVQQRSKQLIETTGQLAALIERTIGGQFLNKTLARVFQAIRIEVNNEMENLRQALCDCIDVLNPGGRLVVVSYHSLEDRLVKYAFRAASAQSIPSGNKIIPDTPLKPVLKMLTRKPVTASEEELECNPRSRSAKLRAAEKV; this is encoded by the coding sequence TTGGAGGCACACACGTATCATACTCCCGTTCTGTTGCAGGAGGTTCTTTTCTACCTCCTTACCGCAAGGAACGGGTTTTATGTTGATGGAACACTCGGCGGCGGCGGTCATGCAGAAGCACTACTCGAACAGCTGACGCCATCCGGAAAGTTGATGGGGATTGATCTTGATGATGATGCGTTGGAAGCAGCGAGCAAACGTCTGGCGCGCTTTGGAACAAGTGCGATTTTTGTAAAAGAAAATTTTAGGAATATTAAATCTGTTCTTTCTCACAATAGCGTGGGGGCAGTTCAAGGCATCTTGCTCGACCTCGGTGTTTCATCGTACCAAATTGATGAACCGACAAAAGGATTTAGTTTTCAAACGGACGAAATGCTCGACATGCGTATGGATCGTCACCAGCACGTGGATGCCCAACACGTCGTTAACCAGTACGACGAACAAGCACTCGTGGATATTCTATGGACGTATGGTGAAGAAAAACATTCACGTCGAATTGCGAAAGCGATTGTGCAACAGCGCAGCAAACAGTTGATCGAAACCACGGGCCAGCTTGCGGCTCTCATAGAGCGAACTATCGGCGGACAATTTCTCAATAAAACTTTGGCGCGGGTTTTTCAAGCAATCCGCATTGAAGTGAACAATGAAATGGAAAATCTACGGCAGGCACTGTGTGATTGTATTGATGTGTTGAACCCCGGTGGGAGACTCGTTGTCGTCTCCTATCACTCGCTGGAGGATCGCTTGGTCAAATATGCTTTTCGTGCAGCATCGGCACAGTCGATTCCTTCGGGAAATAAAATTATTCCAGATACGCCGCTCAAGCCGGTACTAAAGATGTTGACTCGAAAACCTGTCACGGCATCGGAAGAAGAATTGGAATGCAACCCTCGTTCGCGAAGCGCAAAACTCCGTGCCGCAGAGAAAGTATAA
- a CDS encoding septum formation initiator family protein, translated as MGYEKQNIGEIFAANAMARYGQPTSPISIPKIRETRDMVYNGPTDPLNDETAPFNTLQTPRGKKQKQRRISPFTIVLLLLGGAVSSVLYIGNILAVGHLMVQINQLQTKHQQILNQQELLKAQINRLSGLERIQQLAQDQLGLRNPRQLPVWIEISPERINDVEEVFQQKMERKR; from the coding sequence GTGGGATATGAAAAACAAAATATTGGAGAAATTTTTGCAGCGAATGCAATGGCAAGATATGGGCAACCGACTTCGCCAATTTCTATCCCGAAAATACGCGAAACACGGGATATGGTGTACAACGGACCTACAGATCCGTTAAACGACGAAACGGCACCATTCAACACATTACAGACACCGCGCGGCAAGAAACAAAAGCAGCGAAGGATTTCTCCGTTTACCATTGTATTGCTTCTTCTTGGCGGTGCAGTGTCGAGTGTTTTGTACATAGGTAATATTTTAGCTGTCGGACATCTGATGGTTCAGATTAATCAACTCCAAACAAAGCATCAGCAAATCTTGAATCAGCAGGAATTGCTTAAAGCACAGATCAACAGGTTGTCCGGGCTGGAGCGGATTCAACAGCTTGCACAGGATCAATTGGGATTGCGGAATCCCAGACAGCTTCCAGTGTGGATTGAGATTAGTCCCGAGCGAATCAACGACGTAGAAGAAGTTTTCCAACAAAAAATGGAACGCAAGCGATGA